GAGCGGATTGTAAAAACCTTTAATGACCGGACACTTTTGTATGTATCACCGGAAATGCTCCAGAGTAACTGGCTCATGTATCATTTGAAAAAGCACAGGGTCGGTCTTTTTGTAGTTGATGAAGCCCATTGTATATCCCAGTGGGGACATGAATTCAGAACGGATTACCTGAAGCTGGCTGCAATCCGCGAATCACTGGGTCAGCCCGGATGCCTTGCTCTCACAGCGACAGCAACACCTGCTGTGCAAAAAGACATTGTCAGCCACTTGAATATGACGGGAACGAGGGAGCATATCTACTCAGTGGACAGGCCCAATATATCCCTCCATGTTAAAAAAGCAGCCGGTTATGAAGAAAAAATCACACTTATTAAAGATGCGGTTCTTGATTTTAAAAAGCCGGGTATTGTTTATACGGCAACCAGAGCAGAGGCGGAAATGCTCTCTCAGATAATAAAAAATCAGACATCAATCAGGACAGCATCCTATCATGGAGGAATGGAAGGAGAGGATAGGATTCTCGTCCAACAGCAGTTCATTCGTGATGAGCTTGATGTTGTTTTTTGCACGAATGCCTTTGGAATGGGGATTAATAAATCCAATATTCAATTCGTCCTTCATGCACACATCCCTCAGTCTGTAGAGCACTACGTACAGGAAACAGGCCGGGCAGGAAGGGGAGGGGGACAGAGTGCGGCTCTCCTTATTTATACTGAAGAAGACCGGTATCTTCCATTGTCTTTTATAGATTATGAAGTACCATCTAAAGAGGAAGTAAAACACTTTTTTGCAGGTATTAAAAGTAGAAGGAAAAACGGGGACACCTCAATCTTGTTATCAGAGTTCCTGGGCCCTTTAGGTTTTGATGAAACAAAAGAACGCCTATTTCAATACCATCTAGAGTACTTTGGGGCGGTACGTGATCATCATCTCATGATTGAAAATTGCAGGGATGATTGGGAAGAGCGGCTGATCCGTTTTTTTGATAAGCGTAAAGTAAAAAAACGAAAGCAGCTCACGGCAATGGAAAAGGTCATTGAAACAGAGGGTAATTGTTTGAGGGAACAGGTCCTTGGCTACTTTGGAGAGGCGAAAAAAGAGAAGATCACTCCCTGCTGTTCTGGATGTAATGATAAGCCGGTATTTGCAACAGGGGCAGAAAGAGAAGAAGACCATTCAAATGACACAGGGACTTGGAAGGCGCTTCTTAGTGAAGTTTTTTGATAAGGAGGACACAGATTGAAATCCCACAAAGAGATTATTAACACCTTGTCCGATAGAGATTTACTTCTCAATTTATATATATCTCAGGCTGTGATGCTCCTTCTTGCACTGGTTTTTTCGAGATTTCTTCTCGGGAGCTGGCTGGCCCCCTTTGAAATGATTACATTTTCCGCAGATGCAGTGCTCCTGGGGTTTGCCATAGCCGCTGTAGTCGTAGCAGTAGAGCTTGTTTTTGTAAGGTATCTTCCAGGCTCTTTTTTTGATGACGGAGGCATTAATGAACGGGTTTTTAAAGACCGTTCGTTTTTTCATATTCTTATCATTTCCCTGACGGTTGCTGTATGTGAGGAAATATTGTTCAGAGGGGTTATTCAGACCTCTTTTGGAATTATTATTGCATCAGTTATTTTCGCGCTTATTCATTTCAGGTATCTCCATCAGCCTTTTTTGTTCGGGTTTACAGTTATATTAAGCTTTCTACTTGGATTTGTTTACTTATGGACCGGCAACCTGCTCACTGTAATCAGTGCGCATTTCTTTATTGACGCCATTCTTGGTCTGCTGATTCGTTATAATGTATTGAATAGGATAGGAAAAAATCCTTAGTTCTTACTATTTACATAAGTGGACAATTAAGGGAAGATAGTGTAAGACATATGTTAAAGTCCGAGGTGAAAAGAGATGCGCGCACAAAGCCGGCAGGATCTGCATAATAACGGGCAGGAACAGACTGGTTCCATTGATTTTTCAGAAATGGATGCCATGGATCTTCCCCCCAGAAGTGTCGTGAGAAAGCAGCGGGAAGCAGAAAAAAAACAAAAGAAAATAGAAGCAGAAGAAGAGGAACCGAATCAGGAAACCGTCCAGTTTCCTCTTGTAAGATTATTTTTACTGCTGTTTTTTATGCTTGTGATTACAGTCATAACCTACCCCATGTGGAGTGAGTTTTTTGCAGGGTAAAGCATGAAAACAAATTGTCCTCATATACATGATAAAAACGATGGAGGTTTATCATGGAAAGTGAGAGAAGAATGCAAAAAAATGAGAACCACATAGTCGTTAAAGCGCTGGTTAAAGCAAAAAGAAAAGAAGAGAAAGCGGAAAAAACAGTTATAAGAGCAGGTATCCTCTGTCTTTGTGTGCTGGCTCTGGCTGTATTTTATATGATTACGGCTGTTTTTCTTTCCCATCACTCTTCCCAGTACTGGACGGTCATGATTCATGATCCGGTCATGATTATCCTGATTGCCGTACTGGTATATACATTCGCCAATCTGAAAAACAAGAAAAAATCCCAGGATAAAGCTGAAAGGGATTTTGACAGGCTGAGAGAAGATGTTATAGACCGTTCATCAGACATATGGCAGCTACAGCATTCAACAGCCGACCGGGAGACATATTATCAGCACCTGATGAAGGAACATAATATTAATCTGTACCATAAATAGAAAATGAAACTTAGTTGCGGTTATCAATAAAGGCTGCCTCGGAATGTATTCCGGGACAGCCTTTTATTATGAACTTTTTGCCTCTACATTGGGGGAAGAAATAAGACCGAAAAATGCGCATCCGTTTCGCCGGAACCGCTGTCCGTGGATGATAACGCTTTCATTATCAATGTGTTCAATTTTTCCGTATGCTACAGTCTTGCAGGTAGTAATACAAAAGGCTTCAACAGGGTAGCCAAGCTTCATGTTACGGGCGAACTCCGCGTCAGTAACTAACGAGCGGTTTTTCCATTTATGCAGGTTCATCGGAATCCTCCTTACAGAATATTAAAATGTCAGAAAATTAAGAATCTTTATGTTTATTATACTGACTCCGGATCAGATGTGCAAGAGTCTGGAGAAAAAATAGGCGTTATCATCAAGAGGGGCAGAGACGTTACAACAAATACCTGCGGTGTACATATAATGAGATGAGTGAACAAAAGAGGTGAAGTACATTGAGTGATAAAAACAATCTGGGGAATGCTATTCTTCTTGTTGTCACCATATTTGTTTTTTTGAGTTTTACATTCGGATTTGGAGCCAGTTCCAATGGAGATGATGATGACTTCATTGTCATTCAGTCATAAACAGCAGGTAAGGCAGGTGTAGGAATTTGAGTAACAAGGGGAAAAACCCGAAGCAAAACGGTAAAAAGTCGTATACAGAAGACCTCGGCCCCTTAAGTCCTCAGCAGCTTGCTGTTATACTCGCTATGCTTACGAATGTTTTACGTGTAAAAGCGGTGTTGATAACTGTGGATCAGACTGTGGAAGTTGTTCTTCAAGGCAATCTGAAGCAGCAGAAAAAAGAAATCCAGAATATGCTTAACGAGTTGAGTGAAGATAAGGTCGATGAATGGATGAGGATGCTCCAGAAGTTCAACAGTGATTAAAGAAAGAGAGATCTGTATAAAAGGTTCTCTCTTTTTGGTTGTTTACAGGAGAATTTGTATTAAAATAAATGGGTGTGATGTATTTTAAGGTGATTTCCGATACAATGTAAGGGGTTACATAATGAGTTCAAAAGACGAATGAGGAGTGGATCAAGTGAATGAAATAAAATCAGATATTCAGATTGCTCAGGAAAGTAAAATGACGCCAATCAGAGACATTGTTGAAAATCTCGGAATAAGTGAAACTGAGTGGGAGCCTTACGGCCATTATAAAGCGAAGCTGTCACTCTCTCTTATGGACAGATTGGAAAAAAATAAAGACGGGAAAGTCATTCTTGTTACAGCAATCAACCCGACTCCTGCAGGAGAAGGGAAATCGACTTGTACTGTCGGTCTCGGCCAAGCATTAAATAAAATCGGCAGGCGTGCCATGATTGCTTTAAGGGAACCGTCACTCGGTCCTACTATGGGAATTAAAGGCGGAGCAGCGGGAGGGGGCTATTCACAGGTTGTTCCAATGGAAGACATTAACCTGCATTTTACAGGAGACATTCATGCAATTACGACTGCACATAATGCGCTGGCAGCCATGATGGATAATCATATACACAGAGGAAATGAACTCGGGATTGACGTGCGTAAAGTAGTCTGGAAGAGAGTCATGGATATGAACGACCGCTCACTCAGGGAGGTTGTTGTGGGACTTGGAGGGCCATTGAAAGGGGTGCCGAGAGAATCAGGGTTTGACATAACAGTAGCATCTGAAATTATGGCTATCCTGTGTCTCGCAGCCGATTTAAAAGACCTGAAACACCGCCTTTCAAAAATGGTCGTTGCCTACACATCAGACGATAAGCCGATTACTGCGAGTGATCTTGGGGCGGAAGGGGTACTGACGCTGTTATTAAAAGATGCGATAAAACCGAACCTTGTACAGACCCTTGAGAACACGCCTGCACTGATCCACGGAGGTCCATTTGCTAATATCGCGCATGGCTGTAACAGCGTAATGGCTACGAAGATGGCCGCAAAGCTGTCTGACTATGTTGTTACCGAGGCAGGTTTTGGGGCAGACCTGGGGGCAGAGAAGTTCCTTGATATTAAAACACGGGCAGGCGATATTGACCCTGACCTGGTAGTTATTGTAGCTACAATCAGAGCCTTGAAAATGCACGGCGGGGTGTCTAAAGACAACTTGAAAGAAGAAAACGTAGAAGCTTTGAAAAATGGACTGGCAAACCTCGAGAAGCATGTTGAAACCATTCGTCAGTTCGGGCTTCCCCATATCGTAGCCATAAACCGTTTCCTTCATGATACCGATGCTGAAATTGAAGCACTTACATCGTGGTGCAATGAACAGGGCATCAATGTTGTTCTGGCTGATGTCTGGGCTAAAGGTGGAGAAGGTGGCCGTGAGCTTGCCGAAAAAGCTGTAGCATTAATCGAAGAAAATGATAAAAACTTTACTCATATGTATGATGTGAACGAGTCAATCGAAGAGAAAATCAAGGCAATTGCAACGAAGGTATACGGTGCAAAAACCGTCGAGTTCAGCAGCTATGTTAAAAAGCAGATGGCTGATTATGCCCGTTACGGTTGGGGTAATCTTCCTGTCTGCATGGCAAAAACCCAGTATTCCCTGAGTGACGATCCGTCTAAACTTGGCCGGCCGGAAGGTTTTACGATTACAGTCAGAGAACTGAAACCTTCTATAGGTGCAGGGTTTATTGTAGCCTTAACAGGGGATGTCATGACGATGCCGGGTCTTCCAAAAGAGCCTGCTGCACTTAAAATGGATGTGGATGAAGAGGGCAGGGCCGTAGGTTTGTTTTAAATTAATTAAGACAGGATCGGTGAAGCTGCTTGAGGTTATCGGCTTCACCTGCTCTGGGCCCGGCACAGGGAAATATTATGTGCCGGGTTTTTACGTTTTAGGCTATCTTGAATGCAGAATTAGGGGAAGGGTGCATTAACCCCTCATTGAAGATCAACTTCCCATGATGTGATGAAAAAATCAGAGAAACAGGATAATTCAGCCGAAAAAAGACCGCATGCCTATTATCATGCGCCATGGTGCGATTAATTAGCGTGGGTGTCTGTGTTAAAGCTCATTGTTTTAAAATGTTGATTGGAGCGAATGCACAGCACTCCTGCGATAAAGCGAGTTCCGGGGGTCCCTGTCAAGCACGAGCCCTGCTTCATAAATAAGCATTTATTTAATTTGTCACATAAGGTTCACAGCCTTGCCGAGGAAGAAGCAGCATGATGAGGAGGCTCCCGCTGCTGAAAGGGGTGAAAGGAGCGGAGATAGGTTAGCAGAACTAACTCACTATTTAAATGGCATACCTGTTAATGATGAAAAAAGAAGCTTTTCAATTGGACAAATGGACGTTCCTCTTCAGGAGAATTGAATAACATAAAGAAGTACAGAAGAGGAGGTCAGGTGTGGGCAGAAAACAGCTTTTTCTTTATCTTGCAGGGTTTTTATCAGGCCATTATGCTATTTTATTTTTTAAAAACCAGCCTTATTACTCCATAGAGCTTTTAACAGCTTCACTGGTTTTTTCTCCCTTTTCGTGGTTTTTTGGAGCTTTTTCATTTGTCTTAGGTTTTCTTTGTTTTTCATCCTTAATTAAAGCAGAACATCAGGGGCTGTTTAATCTGATTGGCAAAAGACATGCTGTATTATTCCTGACAGCTTTGTACTTTATCCTTATGTTTAAATGGCCCGGTGTTGTGTTTGCTGGATTTGCATTGCTTTATGGTATAATGGATGCGCTCGATTTAAGGAGGAAGGAGAGGGATCAGTCATGATTTTCGCTGTTGCTGCAGGCGCTGTGCTGGTTTTGGTGCTGTGCTTCTTTCTTCTTACATACATGCGTTCTCTTGCATTTTCACACCATATTACGAATGAAACGATTACGCTTCCGGTTCAAATGGAAGACAATCATATTCTTTTTATCTCGGATATTCACCGGCGTCAGCTGAAGCCGGGATTTTTTCGGACGTTTTCAAAAACCCCGGATATGGTTTGGATCGGGGGAGACCTTGCAGAGCGTGGAGTAAATGAAAAGACGCTCAAACATAATCTGAAGGTTTTATCCTCAATTGCACCGGTTTATTTTGTCTTTGGAAATAACGATTACGAATGGCCTGAAGCTTCTTTTACACGTATTCTTCATCAATTTAATGTAACGATACTTAAGAATAGCGCTGTTACCTTTAAAGACACATGGACACTGAGTGGAATTGATGACATGAACAGAGGGATACCTGAATTTGAAACGGCATTAAAAGGCTCAAGGGGCCCGGTTATTTTGCTCAGCCATAACCCGGAGGCTGCATGGGCGGTTTCGGGCTTCGATAAGGTAGTGTGTGTGGTAAGCGGTCATACTCACGGCGGGCAGATCAGGCTCGGTCCTTTTGGAATTGCAGAAAAGGCAGGCTGGACTCTGAAGGGGGGCAAACCCGTATTTATCAGCTCCGGGTACGGTACGACCCAGATTCCTTTACGCCTCGGGACAAAGGCTGAATGTCATGTTCTCCGGATAAAAGGCTGTAGTTAAACGAAAGATGAAAAAAAGTTAAACAAATTTTACACAAGTTAAAGAAGTAAGGTATACTGAATCAAATGAAGGACGTAGATTACAGGCTTTCAGAGGTTGATATACATGTCCGGATAAATTTGTATTAGGTGGGATGAAAATGGGTCGTATTGAAGGCAAGTATAATATAAAAGCCGTCTCCAATATGCTGGGTATTCAGGCAGGGACTCTCCGGGCATGGGAAAGACGTTACGACATTATTGAGCCTGTCAGAAATCAGGCCGGCCACCGCTTGTATACAGACGAACACGTAGCTGTCCTGAGGTGGCTCATAAATAAAGTAAACAAAGGTTTTACGATCGGACAGGCGGTGGGCCTGCTGGAAGATCATGACCTGAATGACATGCCGGTGGATACTGCAAATGAAAATGACAGGGCTTCGTCAATTAAAGAAGAGCTTTTTCATGCCCTTCTCCGCTTTCAGGAACATAAAAGCAATCAGATTCTTGATCAGGCTTTTGGTATGTTTTCCATTGAAAAGGTCATGACAGACATCCTCGGGAAAATTCTTGTTGAAATCGGGGACAAATGGGAAGAGGGAGAGATTTCATCTGCCCATGAACATTACATTACTGCTTTTTTGCGTACAAAAATAGGGAGCGTATTTCACAACCTTCCTGTTGATGGTCTGCTTCCCAAAGTGGTCTGTGTCTGTGGTCCCGATGAAACACATGAAATCGGGCTGCTTATTTTCACTTTATATTTACGGCGCAGAGGATATGAAGTGATCTATTTAGGCAGCGGAGTTCCAAAAGAAGATTTGAATATCGTAGTAGATGAAGTAAAGCCGAAGATGGTGTTTATTTCCTGTACCATGACAAGGCATCTGAAAGGGACGTTTGAGGCTGCTGAAGACCTTAAAGAAAAGTTTGAAGGAGTACGTGTGGGTGTCGGCGGAAATGCTCTTATGAACTTAAGTGCGAAGGATGAAGAGAAATACGAAGATATGCTCCTCGGTTTTTCACCATCTGAATGGGAACAATGGATAAGAGTCTGACATATTGGGCGTTGTGTCGAACCAAATATTCCTCCTTTACATACTGTAGTAGTAAACACAGTCACCGTCGAAGTGAATTCCGGAAGTACAACGTCCGATCCCTTCTTCAAGTGACAGCCTTCAAGGAGGGTCGTCAATGCGCCTCGAACGTTTGGCATACGACAAAATTAAGATATTTCTTACATTCGATGATCTGAAGGACCGCGGTATTACTAAAGAAGAACTATGGATGGATGTACCAAAAGTACATGACCTTTTCAGAGAAATGATTGTGGAAGCGAGTAATGAGCTAGGCTTTGATCCTGATGGACCTGTTGTCGTTGAAGTGTTTTCCCTGCCAGCTCAGGGAATGGTCATCATTGTCTCAAAATCCAATGAAGAAATAGACAGTGATGACGAAACGTTCGACGACTCATATATAGAACTGCAAATTACACTGGGAGAAACCGAAGACATTGTTTATCAATGTCTCGATTTTGAAGATGTAATCCAGCTTTCCCACAGGCTGTATCAGCTTGGCATTATGAATGGGACACTTTTTTCCTATTCAGGCCATTACTACCTTCACTTTACTGATTATGATCTTCTTGGTGATCCTGACTCCTTTATTGCTGTACTCGCTGAGTATGGCCAGAGTTCCCATGTAACCATTTACAGACTGCAGGAATATGGTAAGCTTCTGATGAAAGATGATGCTGTGAAAAGAATTAAAGAGTGTTTTAAATAAGACACATGACTCCGGTACCGGAGTTTTTCTTTTTTACCAGGCTGTGTAAAAGGATAGAACTGGTGGAGTATGTTTTGGTACCGGCAGGCAAAACTGAAATGTATCCAGTGAAAGCCCTGGAGGATCTAGGAGCCGGGTTTATACTCCGTCCGGGAGCGAAGGACTTTATTTCGGAAGGTAAAAGAGAAAGAGCACTTGAGGCAGGCTGTTCCTTAGCCGTTTTTTTGTATGAGAGACCATTGGATAAAAAAATGTTTGTTAAAAAGGAAACAGTAGTGGAAAAATCACTTTAGGTTCTTTATAGTAGTAAATGTAAGACAGGATATTTATTATTTTATTTTACTATTTTACATATAACACGTTGAGGTGAAATCAATGGAAGGAAACGAAAAGCTCGATAAGGAGACAACCGGAAAGAAAGTGAAATCGGGAAAGCAGGATGTACTCCTCTCTACAAGGACTGTGGTTAAAACTGCACTTGATAAGCTTGGTTATCCACAGGAAGTATACGAGTTGATGAAAGAACCCCTGAGGATGATGACCGTACGTATTCCTGTTCGTATGGATGATGGATCCATAAAGGTGTTTACTGGTTACAGGGCTCAGCATAACGATGCTGTCGGTCCGACAAAAGGCGGTGTTCGTTTCCACCCGGATGTTTCAGAGACGGAAGTGAAAGCGTTATCAATATGGATGAGCCTGAAAGCGGGTATTGTTGATCTGCCCTATGGCGGAGGTAAAGGAGGGATTGTCTGCGATCCCCGTGAAATGTCCTTTCCTGAACTCGAACGCCTGAGCAGGGGATATGTACGGGCAATCAGTCAGATTGTCGGTCCTACAAAGGATATACCTGCCCCGGATGTCTTTACAAACTCCCAGATAATGGCATGGATGATGGATGAGTACAGCCGTATGAAGGAATTTGATTCACCAGGCTTTATTACAGGCAAACCGATTGTTCTAGGAGGATCTCACGGCAGAGAGTCTGCAACGGCAAAAGGTGTTACGATCTGCATAAATGAAGCGGCCAAGAAAAAAGGAATTAACATTGAAGGAGCCAGGGTAGTTATTCAGGGCTTCGGTAATGCCGGAAGCTTCCTTGCGAAGTTTATGCACGATGCGGGAGCGAAAGTGGTAGGTATTTCTGACGTTTATGGCGCCCTTCACGATCCGGACGGGCTTGATATAGATTACCTCCTTGACCGCCGTGACAGTTTCGGAACAGTTTCCAAGCTGTTCAAAGAGACGTTAACAAATGAAGAGCTTCTTGAACTTGACTGTGATATTCTCGTTCCGGCAGCCATTGAAAATCAGATTACAGAGATGAATGCCGACAAGGTCAAGGCGCAAATTGTAGTGGAAGCTGCAAACGGACCCACTACGATTGAGGCAACGAAAATCCTCAGCGACCGCGGGGTTCTTTTAGTACCTGATGTTCTGGCAAGTGCAGGTGGAGTAACTGTATCCTACTTTGAATGGGTACAGAATAACCAAGGCTATTATTGGAGCGAGCAGGAAGTTGAAGAACGACTGGAAAAAGTCATGGTCAATTCATTTGAGAATGTATACCGGCTGTCAACTTCAAGAAATGTGGATATGCGGCTAGCAGCATATATGGTTGGAGTTAGAAAAATGGCGGAGGCAAGCCGTTTCAGAGGATGGATTTAAGCATCGAATTTTTTTAATTACACGGGCAGCATACTCTTTAGTAAAAGATGATCCAGGGACCAGGTGTGGTACCGGATCATCTTTTTAGTCTGTTCTCGGAATACGATTTTTCGGAAGTCTCAGCCACTTCATCTCTTTCTTTACTCTAAAGGAAAGTACGAATAGCAACAATGTATACAAAAACAGCCGCTTTTTTATTACCCCCTGTATTCTTGCTTCCCAAATACTTGCACGAGGGCTCAAAAATATGTTTAAGTAATAACAGCACAAGTGAAAAAGGGTGATATACCAAGTGAACAGAGAAGATGTGATCATAATCGGAGCTGGGCCTTGCGGGCTCTCAGCTGCAATAGCACTGAAGAAAAAAGGATTTAATCCTCTCATTATTGAACGGGGAAACGTAGTAAATGCAATTTACCGTTATCCTACTCATCAGCAGTTTTTCAGCACCAGTGAAAAGCTTGCCATTGGCGGGATTCCCTTTTATTCAACTGAAAGAAAGCCCAAGAGAAATGAAGCGCTTGTTTATTATCGTGAGGTTGTTAAAGAGAAGGATCTCAGAATTAATGCTTTTGAGGAAGTTACATCTGTTTCTAAAGACCCAAACGGACAATTTCTCCTTACATCATCAAAATATGGTGAATCAAAAACCTATAGTGCCAAATATGTCATTGTAGCTACAGGATATTACGATTCGCCGAATTATATGGAGGTGCAAGGTGAAAACCTGCCTCATGTACGCCATTATTTTAAAGAAGCACATCCTTATTTTGATCAGGACGTCTGTGTGATCGGAGGTAAAAATTCCGCAGTAGATGCTGCACTGGAACTGGATAAAGCAGGTGCCAGGGTTACCGTTTTATACCGGGGTGAAGAGTACTCTAAAAGTGTAAAGCCGTGGATACTGCCTGAGTTTGACGGTCTCGTCCGAAATGGAGCGATTAACATGGTGTTTAACGCATGTATCGATGAGATTACAGAAGAGTATGTGAGCTATTCCGTCGGTAAAGAACAACATCAGGTGAAAGCAGACTTTGTTTTTGCTATGACCGGTTACCACCCGGATCATTCGTTTATTAAAAAGATGGGCGTTACAATAGATGATGACACAGGGCGTCCTGAATTTAATGCCGAAACAATGGAAACAAACTGTGAAGGGATATATATCGCCGGTGTAATTGCAGCCGGAAACAATGCAAATGAGATTTTTATTGAAAACGGACGTCATCACGGAGGCGCTATAGCCGCATCAATCATACTAAAAGAAGCAGGCCTTTAGGGCACTGCTTCTTTTTAATATTCAGCGTTGGAAAATCTCCTGAAGTCTTTCCTTATCAGATGTTTTTTCCAGTGCCACCATCAGTTTAAGTCGGGCTTTTTGTCCGTTTAGGCCGTTTGTGAAAATCATGCCCATTTCCTTCAGCTCTTTTCCGCCGCCTTCATAACCGTAAGTGTCCTGAACTACCCCGTTAAAGCACCTTGAAACTAGCACGATAGGGATTCCTTTATCAATAAGTGTCTGAAACGAAGGAATTGTTCCGGGGGGGAGATTCCCCTGGCCGAAAGCTTCGATCACAAGACCGTCGATGGGCATGTCACTAATTGAATTAAGAAGTTCTGCTTCCATACCTGCTACTGCTTTAAGGAGGAGAACCTTTTTGCGGACACTCGGAATGACAAAGCGCTGTCCAGAAACAGGGTGGTGGTGAAAATGAACGCCACGTTTGGAGACGATTCCGATGGGTCCGTACTGAGGGCTCTGGAAAGTAGCTATATTGCTCGTATGTGTCTTTGTTACATTTTTTGCTGTATGAATCTCGTCATTTAATACGACTAGCACACCTTTATCCCTTGCTTCCGAACTGGAGGCTGTTTTAATCGAACTGAGAAGGTTGTACGGGCCGTCAGAGCCAAGCTCGTTGCTGGAACGCATGGCACCTGTAATAACAACAGGTATGTCTGTCTC
This DNA window, taken from Alteribacter keqinensis, encodes the following:
- a CDS encoding formate--tetrahydrofolate ligase, producing MDQVNEIKSDIQIAQESKMTPIRDIVENLGISETEWEPYGHYKAKLSLSLMDRLEKNKDGKVILVTAINPTPAGEGKSTCTVGLGQALNKIGRRAMIALREPSLGPTMGIKGGAAGGGYSQVVPMEDINLHFTGDIHAITTAHNALAAMMDNHIHRGNELGIDVRKVVWKRVMDMNDRSLREVVVGLGGPLKGVPRESGFDITVASEIMAILCLAADLKDLKHRLSKMVVAYTSDDKPITASDLGAEGVLTLLLKDAIKPNLVQTLENTPALIHGGPFANIAHGCNSVMATKMAAKLSDYVVTEAGFGADLGAEKFLDIKTRAGDIDPDLVVIVATIRALKMHGGVSKDNLKEENVEALKNGLANLEKHVETIRQFGLPHIVAINRFLHDTDAEIEALTSWCNEQGINVVLADVWAKGGEGGRELAEKAVALIEENDKNFTHMYDVNESIEEKIKAIATKVYGAKTVEFSSYVKKQMADYARYGWGNLPVCMAKTQYSLSDDPSKLGRPEGFTITVRELKPSIGAGFIVALTGDVMTMPGLPKEPAALKMDVDEEGRAVGLF
- a CDS encoding CPBP family intramembrane glutamic endopeptidase; its protein translation is MKSHKEIINTLSDRDLLLNLYISQAVMLLLALVFSRFLLGSWLAPFEMITFSADAVLLGFAIAAVVVAVELVFVRYLPGSFFDDGGINERVFKDRSFFHILIISLTVAVCEEILFRGVIQTSFGIIIASVIFALIHFRYLHQPFLFGFTVILSFLLGFVYLWTGNLLTVISAHFFIDAILGLLIRYNVLNRIGKNP
- a CDS encoding genetic competence negative regulator; translation: MRLERLAYDKIKIFLTFDDLKDRGITKEELWMDVPKVHDLFREMIVEASNELGFDPDGPVVVEVFSLPAQGMVIIVSKSNEEIDSDDETFDDSYIELQITLGETEDIVYQCLDFEDVIQLSHRLYQLGIMNGTLFSYSGHYYLHFTDYDLLGDPDSFIAVLAEYGQSSHVTIYRLQEYGKLLMKDDAVKRIKECFK
- a CDS encoding RecQ family ATP-dependent DNA helicase; the protein is MNIETALRQSFGYAGFRSGQKEIIKDVLKGTDVLAVLPTGTGKTLCYQFPSRYLKGMTIVVSPLLSLMEDQVHQLKARGEKGAVALNSHVNKDERERIVKTFNDRTLLYVSPEMLQSNWLMYHLKKHRVGLFVVDEAHCISQWGHEFRTDYLKLAAIRESLGQPGCLALTATATPAVQKDIVSHLNMTGTREHIYSVDRPNISLHVKKAAGYEEKITLIKDAVLDFKKPGIVYTATRAEAEMLSQIIKNQTSIRTASYHGGMEGEDRILVQQQFIRDELDVVFCTNAFGMGINKSNIQFVLHAHIPQSVEHYVQETGRAGRGGGQSAALLIYTEEDRYLPLSFIDYEVPSKEEVKHFFAGIKSRRKNGDTSILLSEFLGPLGFDETKERLFQYHLEYFGAVRDHHLMIENCRDDWEERLIRFFDKRKVKKRKQLTAMEKVIETEGNCLREQVLGYFGEAKKEKITPCCSGCNDKPVFATGAEREEDHSNDTGTWKALLSEVF
- a CDS encoding MerR family transcriptional regulator, with amino-acid sequence MGRIEGKYNIKAVSNMLGIQAGTLRAWERRYDIIEPVRNQAGHRLYTDEHVAVLRWLINKVNKGFTIGQAVGLLEDHDLNDMPVDTANENDRASSIKEELFHALLRFQEHKSNQILDQAFGMFSIEKVMTDILGKILVEIGDKWEEGEISSAHEHYITAFLRTKIGSVFHNLPVDGLLPKVVCVCGPDETHEIGLLIFTLYLRRRGYEVIYLGSGVPKEDLNIVVDEVKPKMVFISCTMTRHLKGTFEAAEDLKEKFEGVRVGVGGNALMNLSAKDEEKYEDMLLGFSPSEWEQWIRV
- a CDS encoding Glu/Leu/Phe/Val family dehydrogenase; translation: MEGNEKLDKETTGKKVKSGKQDVLLSTRTVVKTALDKLGYPQEVYELMKEPLRMMTVRIPVRMDDGSIKVFTGYRAQHNDAVGPTKGGVRFHPDVSETEVKALSIWMSLKAGIVDLPYGGGKGGIVCDPREMSFPELERLSRGYVRAISQIVGPTKDIPAPDVFTNSQIMAWMMDEYSRMKEFDSPGFITGKPIVLGGSHGRESATAKGVTICINEAAKKKGINIEGARVVIQGFGNAGSFLAKFMHDAGAKVVGISDVYGALHDPDGLDIDYLLDRRDSFGTVSKLFKETLTNEELLELDCDILVPAAIENQITEMNADKVKAQIVVEAANGPTTIEATKILSDRGVLLVPDVLASAGGVTVSYFEWVQNNQGYYWSEQEVEERLEKVMVNSFENVYRLSTSRNVDMRLAAYMVGVRKMAEASRFRGWI
- a CDS encoding metallophosphoesterase; amino-acid sequence: MIFAVAAGAVLVLVLCFFLLTYMRSLAFSHHITNETITLPVQMEDNHILFISDIHRRQLKPGFFRTFSKTPDMVWIGGDLAERGVNEKTLKHNLKVLSSIAPVYFVFGNNDYEWPEASFTRILHQFNVTILKNSAVTFKDTWTLSGIDDMNRGIPEFETALKGSRGPVILLSHNPEAAWAVSGFDKVVCVVSGHTHGGQIRLGPFGIAEKAGWTLKGGKPVFISSGYGTTQIPLRLGTKAECHVLRIKGCS
- a CDS encoding DUF2663 family protein; the encoded protein is MESERRMQKNENHIVVKALVKAKRKEEKAEKTVIRAGILCLCVLALAVFYMITAVFLSHHSSQYWTVMIHDPVMIILIAVLVYTFANLKNKKKSQDKAERDFDRLREDVIDRSSDIWQLQHSTADRETYYQHLMKEHNINLYHK
- a CDS encoding YpdA family putative bacillithiol disulfide reductase, whose protein sequence is MNREDVIIIGAGPCGLSAAIALKKKGFNPLIIERGNVVNAIYRYPTHQQFFSTSEKLAIGGIPFYSTERKPKRNEALVYYREVVKEKDLRINAFEEVTSVSKDPNGQFLLTSSKYGESKTYSAKYVIVATGYYDSPNYMEVQGENLPHVRHYFKEAHPYFDQDVCVIGGKNSAVDAALELDKAGARVTVLYRGEEYSKSVKPWILPEFDGLVRNGAINMVFNACIDEITEEYVSYSVGKEQHQVKADFVFAMTGYHPDHSFIKKMGVTIDDDTGRPEFNAETMETNCEGIYIAGVIAAGNNANEIFIENGRHHGGAIAASIILKEAGL